A part of Terriglobus roseus genomic DNA contains:
- a CDS encoding nuclear transport factor 2 family protein, translated as MTPHPVRSLIPAVVVATLLPTALSLAQTPAEQAILAPIQAMFDGMAKRDAAAIAAPTLPGGTMVLMRDGKAAQMTFTDFAARVGKPGTTKIEERIHDPLVRIDNDLAVVWAPFDFLVDGKVDHCGTDLFNMVRVDGTWKIASVADTGTKTCGGK; from the coding sequence ATGACCCCACATCCCGTACGCTCCCTCATTCCGGCTGTTGTGGTTGCAACCCTCCTTCCGACAGCTCTAAGCCTGGCTCAAACGCCGGCCGAGCAGGCCATACTGGCTCCCATCCAGGCCATGTTTGATGGCATGGCGAAGCGGGATGCCGCGGCGATTGCCGCTCCCACCTTGCCGGGTGGAACCATGGTCTTGATGCGGGACGGCAAAGCCGCGCAGATGACCTTTACGGACTTTGCAGCGCGCGTCGGCAAGCCGGGCACAACCAAGATTGAGGAACGCATCCACGATCCGCTGGTTCGCATCGACAACGATCTCGCGGTCGTGTGGGCGCCGTTTGATTTCCTCGTCGACGGTAAGGTGGATCACTGCGGCACCGATCTCTTCAACATGGTGCGTGTCGACGGCACATGGAAGATCGCCAGCGTTGCAGATACCGGCACGAAGACCTGCGGCGGGAAGTAG
- a CDS encoding sulfur reduction protein DsrE — protein sequence MKRIAALTASIILMPAAVLAQQAAAPAAPPVPPTQKVLIHVHSNDPKVWQASLDKANNIMSTAPKGTAVVEILATGDGLKLVNKDMQGLSIVTGSLDKDVSFVACHASMKANHMEISELHSGVGTVPSGGREKVMKKAEGWTVLDETEAK from the coding sequence ATGAAACGTATTGCCGCACTTACCGCTTCGATCATTCTTATGCCTGCGGCTGTTCTCGCGCAGCAGGCAGCCGCACCGGCTGCTCCGCCCGTACCGCCTACGCAGAAGGTTCTGATCCATGTCCACTCGAACGATCCCAAGGTGTGGCAGGCGTCGCTGGATAAGGCCAACAACATCATGTCCACAGCGCCCAAAGGCACTGCCGTGGTGGAGATTCTGGCTACGGGCGACGGCCTGAAGCTGGTGAACAAGGACATGCAGGGACTGAGCATCGTCACCGGGTCACTGGATAAAGACGTCAGCTTCGTTGCCTGCCACGCCTCCATGAAGGCAAACCACATGGAGATCAGCGAGCTTCACTCCGGCGTTGGCACCGTGCCATCGGGCGGCCGTGAAAAGGTCATGAAGAAGGCTGAAGGCTGGACCGTGCTGGACGAAACGGAAGCCAAGTAG
- a CDS encoding nuclear transport factor 2 family protein encodes MAETNELLRQAYAAFNRRDVDGALELMTPDVRWPKASEGGFVVGKDEIRAYWKRQWQEFDPNVEPVEMIEREDGSVHVRVHQVVKSLYGDLLFNGEVVHVFTLHDGLISAMELGDGVSSAPSRAFTHSS; translated from the coding sequence ATGGCCGAGACGAACGAACTTCTGAGGCAGGCGTACGCCGCGTTCAATCGCCGCGACGTGGATGGTGCCCTGGAGCTGATGACGCCAGACGTGCGCTGGCCCAAGGCTTCCGAAGGCGGTTTCGTTGTCGGAAAAGATGAAATTCGTGCCTACTGGAAGCGGCAATGGCAGGAGTTCGACCCTAACGTGGAACCCGTTGAGATGATTGAACGGGAAGACGGCAGTGTTCATGTCCGCGTGCATCAGGTCGTCAAGAGCTTGTACGGTGATCTGCTTTTTAACGGCGAAGTGGTGCATGTTTTCACACTGCACGATGGACTGATTTCTGCGATGGAATTGGGTGATGGTGTGTCCTCCGCACCATCACGCGCCTTTACACATTCATCCTGA